A genomic window from Elaeis guineensis isolate ETL-2024a chromosome 3, EG11, whole genome shotgun sequence includes:
- the LOC140856682 gene encoding uncharacterized protein, which yields MDLPQIKNIKVLNPIALILLFSLRSLRSYSALAAATAAATNPILPNIANDKLALLAFKSLLSDPLGALTSWRNESRNHCRWLGVTCGRRHPHRVTALDLDSLNLTGIISPDIANLTFLRRIHLPNNLFHGRIPQQLGRLSRLEYLNLSMNSLEGEIPTNFSSLRKLDTLFLSTNNLTGDIPPLLGCSPSLTHIDLSHNRLTGHIPPFLANNSFLSVLVLSDNNLAGVIPQLLGNSSSLLALDLSQNKLNGGIPPMLATGPIEYLSLSNNSLTGGIPSLLGTSTSLRYLDLSTNSLTGEIPSSMGISSSLAYLDLQSNKLSGGIPRSLGNSSSLTYIDLAINNLTGRLPPFLANPLSLSFLGLSMNQLSGGIPSSLGNLSSLRYLFLAGNNLVGGIPENLCNIPNLQELDLTINNLSGQIPPCLYNRSSLTYFGAASNRLFGTLPSDMGLTLPNLQSLVMQGNQFNGPIPISLCNASGLQMLDLSKNSFSGLVPSNLGSLQNLYNLNIGWNQLQAHDWSFFSSLTNCSFLERIILYQNKFEGQLPSSVGNLSTQLQWLLIGNNPVSGPIPAEIGNLVSLTVLFLDQSLLMGKIPETIGKLQNLHVMNLSATKLSGPIPNTIGNLTLLNELYMQDNELSGNIPPSFGNCTNLGVLNLSHNALTGSIPRELVSISSLAQYLDLSHNYLTGPMPMEVDKLVNLDLLDVSENRLSAGIPSALSACVHLEHLYMQGNFFEGSIPQELGSLKGIMGLDLSRNNLSGPIPEFLDSLGSLRYLNLSFNDLEGEVPRGGIFDNATEISVFGNRRLCGGDPNLQLPPCFVKTSKRILLEVIIPVAGAAVVLVLCLLAILCRPRKIGEKSPSVSHMGDKYKKLSYADIHKATDGFSSDNLVGTGSFGSVYKGKMDPEENVIIVKVFNLHQIGGLKSFSAECKALRNMRHRNLVKIITSCSTVDSTGNDFKALVFEYMPNGSLEEWLHPKAHEHHQIRKLNLTQRLNIVIDVASALNYLHHDSAVPLVHCDLKPSNILLDDDMTAHVGDFGLARFLSTSSSTTSKNSTSWMGIKGSIGYVAPEYAMGSKISMQGDVYSYGILLLEMLTGKKPTDDMFKDGLNLHKFVSMAFPERIMEILDHQILQVEYEEANNNSRNENPAKMRTRRCITSLFGIGLSCSKESPKERMDMQDVANKLNTIKDRLSVVEVFEEG from the exons ATGGATCTTccacaaataaaaaacatcaaagTCCTCAACCCAATAGCTCTCATCCTTCTCTTTAGCTTACGCTCCTTGCGCTCCTACTCCGCATtagctgctgctactgctgctgctACCAATCCCATCCTCCCAAACATTGCTAACGACAAGCTAGCTCTTCTTGCCTTCAAGTCACTACTATCTGATCCCCTTGGAGCCTTGACCTCTTGGAGAAACGAATCCCGCAATCACTGTAGGTGGTTGGGCGTCACTTGTGGTCGACGACACCCACATAGGGTCACAGCTTTAGACCTTGATTCCCTTAACCTCACAGGCATCATATCACCCGACATAGCCAACCTCACCTTTCTTAGGAGAATCCATCTACCGAACAACTTATTCCATGGACGCATCCCACAACAGCTAGGCCGTCTCTCCCGACTTGAGTACCTCAACCTTAGTATGAACTCTCTTGAAGGAGAAATCCCCACCAACTTCAGCTCCCTTCGTAAGCTTGACACCCTCTTTCTTAGCACTAACAATCTCACAGGCGACATTCCTCCTTTGTTGGGATGTAGCCCATCGCTCACCCACATTGATCTTTCACACAATCGGCTCACAGGACACATTCCGCCATTCCTGGCCAACAACTCATTCCTTAGTGTTCTTGTTCTATCAGATAACAACCTCGCTGGAGTAATCCCACAATTGCTAGGAAATAGCTCTTCCTTACTTGCTCTTGATCTTTCACAAAATAAGCTCAACGGCGGAATTCCACCCATGCTAGCTACCGGTCCAATTGAATATCTCAGCCTATCAAACAATAGTCTGACAGGAGGCATCCCTTCTTTACTAGGAACCAGCACATCCCTTCGATACCTTGACCTATCAACGAACAGTCTCACGGGAGAGATCCCATCTTCAATGGGGATCAGTTCGTCGCTTGCGTACTTGGATCTGCAGTCAAACAAGCTATCAGGTGGCATCCCTCGATCATTAGGTAACAGCTCATCCCTCACCTATATCGATCTGGCAATAAACAATTTGACAGGGCGTTTGCCACCTTTCTTAGCCAATCCTTtgagcctttctttccttgggctGTCTATGAACCAACTTTCAGGAGGCATCCCTTCTTCATTGGGGAACCTCTCCTCTCTCCGGTATCTTTTTCTTGCGGGGAATAACTTGGTGGGAGGCATTCCAGAAAACCTATGCAACATCCCCAACTTACAAGAGCTGGATTTGACCATCAACAACTTATCTGGCCAAATCCCACCTTGTCTTTACAATCGCTCCTCGCTCACTTATTTTGGTGCGGCGAGCAATAGACTTTTCGGGACACTTCCATCGGACATGGGCCTCACTCTCCCTAACCTCCAAAGCCTAGTCATGCAAGGGAACCAATTCAATGGACCGATTCCAATTTCATTATGCAATGCTTCTGGGCTTCAGATGCTTGATCTTTCCAAGAATTCATTTAGTGGATTAGTGCCTTCCAATTTAGGATCCCTCCAAAACCTGTACAATCTGAATATTGGCTGGAATCAGCTCCAAGCCCATGATTGGAGCTTCTTCTCTTCTCTGACTAATTGTAGCTTTTTGGAGAGAATAATCTTGTACCAGAACAAATTTGAGGGCCAACTGCCTAGTTCAGTGGGCAATCTCTCCACACAGCTTCAATGGCTATTGATTGGAAACAATCCAGTATCGGGACCCATTCCTGCAGAGATTGGGAATCTTGTCAGCCTAACTGTGCTTTTCCTAGATCAAAGCCTTCTCATGGGAAAAATTCCTGAGACCATAGGAAAGCTTCAGAACTTACATGTCATGAACTTATCAGCAACCAAATTGTCGGGACCGATCCCAAATACCATTGGCAACCTCACACTATTGAACGAGCTTTATATGCAAGACAATGAATTGAGCGGAAATATCCCTCCAAGTTTCGGAAATTGCACAAATTTGGGAGTATTAAACCTTTCCCATAATGCTCTCACCGGCAGCATACCAAGGGAGCTCGTCAGCATTTCCTCTCTTGCACAATATCTGGACCTGTCACATAATTATCTCACTGGGCCCATGCCAATGGAAGTAGACAAGTTGGTTAACCTCGATCTTCTAGATGTCTCTGAGAACCGATTGTCCGCTGGCATCCCTTCCGCCTTAAGTGCTTGTGTGCACTTGGAACACCTATACATGCAAGGCAACTTCTTTGAAGGTAGCATCCCTCAAGAACTTGGATCTCTGAAAGGTATCATGGGCTTGGATCTTTCTCGAAACAACTTGTCCGGGCCAATTCCAGAATTCTTAGACTCTTTGGGTTCTTTGCGCTATCTTAATCTTTCATTCAATGATCTTGAGGGTGAAGTCCCAAGGGGTGGTATTTTCGACAATGCCACTGAAATTTCTGTCTTCGGGAATAGAAGGCTCTGTGGGGGTGATCCAAATTTGCAACTGCCACCTTGCTTTGTCAAAACCTCAAAGAGAATATTACTAGAGGTTATCATACCAGTTGCAGGTGCTGCTGTAGTTCTAGTGCTGTGTTTGTTGGCTATTCTTTGTCGGCCGAGAAAGATAGGTGAAAAATCTCCGTCAGTCTCCCATATGGGGGACAAGTACAAGAAATTATCTTATGCAGACATCCACAAAGCAACTGATGGTTTCTCTTCAGACAACTTGGTTGGCACCGGAAGTTTTGGTTCCGTGTACAAAGGGAAGATGGATCCTGAAGAGAATGTCATCATCGTGAAGGTATTCAACCTTCATCAAATTGGAGGACTGAAGAGTTTCAGCGCCGAATGCAAAGCCTTAAGAAACATGCGCCACAGGAATCTTGTTAAGATCATTACTTCGTGCTCGACTGTTGATTCAACGGGCAATGACTTTAAAGCTCTAGTTTTTGAATACATGCCCAATGGGAGCCTGGAAGAGTGGTTGCATCCGAAAGCTCATGAACATCACCAGATAAGGAAGTTGAATCTTACTCAAAGGTTAAACATAGTCATCGATGTGGCTTCTGCTTTAAACTATCTACATCATGACTCTGCAGTGCCACTTGTTCATTGTGATCTCAAGCCAAGCAACATTCTTCTTGACGATGATATGACCGCCCATGTGGGTGATTTTGGCTTAGCAAGGTTTCTCTCTACTTCCAGCTCTACAACATCTAAGAATTCAACAAGTTGGATGGGGATAAAAGGATCCATTGGATATGTCGCTCCAG AATATGCGATGGGCAGCAAAATCTCTATGCAGGGAGATGTGTATAGCTATGGAATACTTTTGCTAGAGATGCTTACGGGAAAGAAACCTACAGATGACATGTTCAAGGATGGTTTAAATCTTCATAAATTTGTCAGCATGGCTTTTCCAGAAAGAATCATGGAGATTTTGGATCACCAGATCCTACAAGTTGAATACGAAGAAGCTAATAACAACagtagaaatgaaaatcctgccaAGATGAGGACGAGAAGATGCATTACTTCATTATTTGGCATTGGGCTTTCGTGCTCGAAGGAATCACCCAAAGAACGAATGGACATGCAAGATGTTGCCAATAAACTCAACACAATTAAAGACAGGTTATCGGTGGTCGAAGTTTTTGAAGAGGGATAA